A single region of the Acetonema longum DSM 6540 genome encodes:
- a CDS encoding efflux RND transporter permease subunit, translating into MLNKIIEFSLHNRAIIIACSIFAILWGGFALKDMPIDAFPDLSENQVLVVADWMGRGPQEIQDQVTYPLETALRGLPKVKEVRSLSAFGMSLLTVIFEDGVDTYFARQVVNEKIQQALPELPAGVQPAIGPASTSMGQVFMYTIESDQHNLAELRTTQDFFIKSQLSAVPGVAEVASIGGYELQYQINLDPDLLRAYNVSISQVYGAVSANNANVGAKVLEQNGQEYVIRGLGLVQSLEDIQNIVVTQNSNIPVYIKDVARVELGPDFRRGVLTKFGQEAAGGIVIQRMGENTLEVIERVREKIAEIQPALPQGMKIVPFYDQTELVEKSVETLSSALFEQFILVSLTVILFLGHFRSSLIVAAVTPIAMLLAFILMRQINLSANLMSLGGIAIGVGEMVDAAIVVVENVYKRLAEAGEKRNILEITLEAVKEVVGPIFFSVAIIIVTFLPVFTLTGTEGKMYTPMAWTKTFAMAGSLILAFTLIPVLCLMLLRGKIKEEDTWLVRWMNRLYEPVIKTAMRYRTGTIALVLIAMIAGFALVPFLGTEFMPDLDEGAFLVMPTMLPSVSLTEAVEAAKKMDRLIMEIPEVDMSVGKVGRAETAIDPAPISMIETIVTLKPKDQWRPGITKEDIENEMMVKLAGIPGLNLAFTQPIAGRLAMLTTGVRTELGVKLYGDDLGVLQQKAYEIEKALAAVPGVSDLLAERVFGAPYLEIQMDREKVARYGLNVAEVQNAIEMAIGGQTATTTIEGKKRFDILIRYNRDSRESIEAMQNILIPAQTGGGAAVGSSGMGSMGGMGSGPVASANAAPGTRVYVPLGEVAQFRVVDGPSMISSENGSYRVLVQLNTRGRDIVSFVNEANRVIQEQVKLPSGYYYKWAGQYENQQRAKDRLTLVIPAVIALTFFLLYMTFHSMGDALLILLNVPFSLVGGIVSIFLTGTYVTVAVAVGFIALFGIAVQNGIIMVDHINTLAKEKPLEEAVLQGAMDRLRPVMMTAFTTGLGLLPLLFATGAGAEIQRPMAIVVVGGMVTSTLLTLVVLPSICYLWKDYLQSRQEASHFH; encoded by the coding sequence ATGCTGAATAAAATCATTGAATTTTCCCTTCATAACCGGGCGATTATCATTGCCTGCAGCATCTTTGCCATCCTGTGGGGCGGCTTTGCCCTCAAAGACATGCCCATTGACGCTTTCCCCGACCTGAGCGAGAATCAGGTCCTGGTGGTGGCCGACTGGATGGGGCGGGGACCCCAGGAGATCCAGGACCAGGTGACCTATCCCCTGGAAACGGCTCTCAGGGGCCTGCCCAAGGTCAAGGAAGTCCGTTCCCTGTCCGCCTTTGGCATGTCGTTGCTCACTGTCATTTTTGAAGACGGCGTGGACACCTATTTTGCCCGGCAGGTGGTCAACGAAAAGATACAGCAGGCTTTGCCCGAACTGCCGGCGGGCGTGCAGCCGGCCATTGGCCCGGCTTCCACCTCCATGGGCCAGGTGTTCATGTACACCATCGAAAGCGATCAGCACAACTTAGCTGAGCTCCGGACCACCCAGGACTTTTTTATCAAGTCCCAGCTGAGCGCGGTGCCGGGGGTGGCGGAAGTCGCAAGCATCGGCGGCTATGAGCTGCAGTACCAGATCAATCTGGACCCGGATCTCCTGCGGGCTTACAACGTCAGCATCAGCCAGGTCTATGGCGCGGTCAGCGCCAACAACGCCAATGTCGGCGCCAAGGTCCTGGAACAAAACGGCCAGGAGTATGTGATCCGGGGGTTAGGTCTGGTTCAGTCCCTGGAGGATATCCAAAACATTGTAGTGACGCAGAACAGCAATATTCCCGTATATATAAAAGATGTGGCCAGGGTGGAGCTGGGGCCTGATTTCCGGCGGGGCGTACTCACCAAGTTTGGTCAGGAAGCCGCCGGCGGCATCGTAATCCAGCGCATGGGCGAAAATACCCTGGAAGTCATTGAGCGGGTCAGGGAAAAAATCGCCGAGATCCAGCCGGCCCTGCCCCAGGGCATGAAGATCGTGCCCTTTTATGATCAGACCGAGCTGGTGGAAAAATCGGTAGAGACCCTGTCCAGCGCCCTGTTCGAGCAGTTTATCCTGGTGTCTTTGACCGTGATCCTGTTTCTGGGGCACTTTCGCTCCAGCCTGATTGTGGCGGCTGTGACTCCGATCGCCATGCTGCTGGCCTTCATTCTCATGCGTCAGATTAACCTGTCGGCCAATCTGATGTCCCTGGGCGGCATTGCCATTGGCGTAGGGGAAATGGTGGACGCGGCCATCGTAGTGGTGGAGAACGTGTACAAGCGTCTGGCCGAGGCCGGTGAAAAAAGAAACATTCTGGAAATCACCCTGGAAGCGGTGAAAGAGGTAGTCGGCCCCATCTTTTTCTCGGTGGCGATTATCATTGTGACCTTCCTGCCGGTATTTACCCTGACCGGCACCGAAGGTAAAATGTACACCCCCATGGCCTGGACCAAGACCTTCGCCATGGCCGGCTCCCTGATCCTGGCCTTTACCCTGATCCCGGTGCTGTGCCTCATGCTGCTCCGGGGGAAAATCAAAGAGGAAGACACCTGGCTGGTCCGCTGGATGAACCGGCTGTATGAGCCGGTCATCAAAACGGCTATGAGATATCGCACCGGCACCATTGCCTTGGTCCTCATCGCCATGATCGCAGGCTTTGCCCTGGTTCCCTTCCTGGGTACAGAGTTCATGCCGGACCTGGATGAAGGCGCCTTCCTGGTCATGCCCACCATGCTGCCTTCGGTATCCCTCACCGAGGCGGTGGAAGCAGCCAAGAAAATGGACCGCCTGATTATGGAGATCCCCGAGGTGGACATGTCGGTGGGCAAAGTGGGCCGGGCCGAGACAGCCATTGACCCGGCCCCTATCAGCATGATCGAGACCATCGTCACCCTGAAGCCCAAGGACCAGTGGCGTCCCGGCATCACCAAGGAGGATATTGAAAATGAAATGATGGTCAAGCTGGCTGGCATACCCGGCCTGAACCTGGCCTTTACCCAGCCCATCGCCGGGCGGCTGGCCATGCTGACCACCGGCGTCCGCACTGAACTGGGCGTGAAGCTCTATGGCGACGATCTGGGCGTATTGCAGCAAAAAGCCTATGAAATCGAAAAAGCCCTGGCTGCCGTGCCGGGAGTCAGCGATCTCCTGGCCGAACGCGTCTTTGGCGCGCCCTATCTGGAGATCCAGATGGACCGGGAAAAAGTGGCACGCTACGGCCTGAATGTGGCGGAGGTGCAAAACGCCATTGAGATGGCCATTGGCGGCCAGACAGCAACCACTACCATCGAAGGCAAGAAACGCTTCGATATCCTGATCCGCTATAACCGGGACAGCCGGGAAAGCATTGAGGCCATGCAAAACATCCTCATACCGGCCCAAACCGGCGGCGGGGCTGCTGTTGGCAGCAGCGGCATGGGTTCTATGGGCGGCATGGGATCAGGTCCGGTTGCATCAGCCAATGCCGCTCCCGGAACCAGAGTTTATGTGCCTCTGGGAGAAGTGGCGCAGTTCCGGGTAGTCGACGGCCCCTCCATGATCAGCAGTGAGAACGGAAGCTACCGGGTGCTGGTGCAGCTCAACACCCGGGGCCGGGATATCGTCAGTTTCGTGAATGAAGCCAACCGGGTGATCCAGGAGCAGGTCAAGCTGCCTTCCGGCTACTATTATAAATGGGCCGGCCAGTACGAGAATCAGCAGCGGGCTAAAGACCGCCTGACCCTGGTGATTCCGGCCGTCATTGCCCTGACCTTTTTCCTCCTGTATATGACCTTTCACTCCATGGGGGATGCCCTCCTGATCCTCTTAAATGTGCCATTTTCCCTGGTAGGCGGCATCGTATCCATCTTTCTGACCGGCACCTACGTCACTGTGGCTGTGGCCGTTGGTTTCATCGCCCTGTTTGGCATTGCCGTGCAGAACGGCATTATCATGGTGGACCATATCAACACTCTGGCCAAAGAAAAGCCCCTGGAGGAGGCTGTGCTGCAGGGAGCTATGGACCGCTTGCGCCCGGTGATGATGACCGCCTTTACCACCGGCTTAGGGCTGCTGCCTCTGCTGTTCGCCACCGGCGCCGGCGCGGAAATCCAGCGCCCCATGGCCATTGTGGTGGTGGGCGGCATGGTGACATCCACCCTGCTGACCCTGGTGGTGCTCCCGAGCATCTGCTACCTGTGGAAAGATTATCTTCAGTCCCGGCAGGAGGCATCCCATTTTCATTAA
- a CDS encoding H-type small acid-soluble spore protein, protein MLVTRAKEILQSVDMIWVVYQDAPIWIESIDPDAATAQVTILGEGNRVDVPVAELHEVGKVN, encoded by the coding sequence ATGCTGGTAACAAGAGCGAAAGAAATTCTTCAGTCAGTGGATATGATTTGGGTCGTGTATCAGGATGCGCCGATCTGGATCGAGAGTATCGACCCAGACGCAGCGACAGCGCAGGTTACGATTCTCGGTGAAGGCAACCGGGTCGACGTGCCGGTGGCGGAGCTTCATGAGGTGGGAAAAGTAAATTGA
- a CDS encoding methyltransferase family protein, producing the protein MSAYGLWPIVAVNSIIFIIFAFSFTRPGSMRDWRSFGAFSAFIVALFTEMYGFPLTVYLLSGWLGSQFPQLTLLTHDAGHLWYSLLGLSGDPHSSPIHMASEVLITGGLVFLAITWRYLYQAQRSGQLAKSGPYAYVRHPQYVAFIGILLGFLLQWPTILTILMFPVLVLMYIKLARIEEGEARQQFGAEYDEYMNAIPAFIPRVGRKDQSPRDMGGGMDNAI; encoded by the coding sequence ATGTCTGCCTATGGATTATGGCCAATTGTGGCAGTAAACTCTATCATTTTTATAATCTTTGCCTTCAGTTTCACCAGGCCCGGGTCAATGCGGGACTGGCGGTCTTTCGGAGCCTTTTCGGCGTTTATTGTGGCACTTTTTACCGAAATGTACGGCTTTCCCCTTACGGTCTATCTGCTGTCCGGCTGGTTAGGCTCCCAATTTCCCCAGTTGACTCTGTTGACGCATGATGCCGGGCATCTTTGGTATAGCTTGCTGGGGTTGAGCGGTGACCCGCATTCGTCGCCCATCCATATGGCGAGCGAGGTGTTAATTACCGGCGGCCTGGTATTTCTGGCGATTACCTGGCGATATTTGTATCAGGCGCAGAGAAGCGGTCAACTGGCTAAAAGCGGACCATATGCTTATGTGCGGCATCCGCAGTACGTTGCCTTTATCGGTATCCTGCTGGGATTTTTGCTTCAGTGGCCAACGATTCTTACCATCCTGATGTTCCCGGTACTTGTGCTGATGTATATAAAATTGGCGCGCATCGAAGAAGGTGAAGCCAGACAGCAGTTCGGCGCAGAATACGACGAATATATGAACGCAATCCCGGCGTTTATCCCGCGGGTTGGCCGCAAGGACCAAAGTCCGCGCGATATGGGAGGGGGAATGGACAATGCCATTTGA
- a CDS encoding metallophosphoesterase family protein encodes MRIAILSDTHLTRSTAKLDQLLMQLENMDLIIYAGDYTDCQTVERLQDRGRFAGVWGNGDPDDIRALLPEKTILPLGPYRMGIFHGHGTSGSTPQRAYDMFKEDAVDMIVFGHSHQPAIFTKKGVLMLNPGSPTNKRQERWFSYILLELAGSRMEARLIMTENPPKCQEPATS; translated from the coding sequence ATGCGAATAGCGATCCTTTCCGATACTCATCTGACACGAAGCACCGCAAAATTGGATCAGCTCCTCATGCAACTGGAGAATATGGACCTGATCATCTATGCCGGAGACTACACTGACTGCCAGACGGTGGAGCGGCTGCAAGACCGGGGCAGGTTCGCCGGCGTCTGGGGCAACGGAGACCCGGACGACATCCGGGCCCTGCTGCCGGAAAAAACAATACTCCCGCTGGGACCGTATCGCATGGGAATTTTCCATGGACACGGCACCAGCGGGAGTACACCCCAAAGAGCCTATGATATGTTTAAAGAAGACGCGGTGGATATGATCGTGTTCGGCCACAGCCATCAGCCCGCGATTTTCACCAAAAAAGGGGTCCTGATGCTGAACCCCGGCTCGCCGACAAACAAGCGGCAGGAGCGGTGGTTTTCCTACATCCTGCTGGAATTGGCCGGCAGCCGGATGGAGGCCAGGCTGATCATGACAGAAAATCCGCCGAAATGTCAGGAACCGGCGACGTCGTAG
- a CDS encoding TolC family protein: MSATRSFLWRWDRLTAVLLAGVSFIGIAAIGLAAEQPMTLEEIVNTAILNNPAVIETQKRWEEKKSRIRLATAQPNPKIGIMKDDIPKNTLNIGEAMMTEISISQELMLPSKIRAMGRMAENEAAMSKAEWSEKRLEVYAQTKQAYYDYLYARQALVIGREAQALMGQLASLAQVNYSTGMVPLQDTLKAQTEYSQMAIDLSNMASMETVARAKLNNLMGRSAAAAFEVKEEFYALPPEFDLAELLKTAASEKPAIAGMEYGLAMAENGLDLAKRQQLPDFELSYGYKMNKGQMIEVMDDGMGMPQVMASDQPDTWRIELMAMIPLWQGKNKAEIKAAEASREASRAALQSMKNMAELDVQMTLTEAQATWRQIELYQHTIVPQAEQTYQAAVVGYTNGKVDFMTVLEGVNTLRNARLGLYKARVDYEKAVANLEKAVGKPLSMTADIMKVKK, from the coding sequence ATGAGCGCTACGAGGTCGTTTCTTTGGCGCTGGGATCGATTGACAGCGGTGCTGTTAGCCGGAGTTTCTTTCATCGGCATTGCTGCGATTGGGCTGGCGGCTGAGCAGCCCATGACCCTTGAAGAGATTGTGAATACCGCCATTTTGAACAATCCGGCGGTGATAGAGACCCAGAAACGCTGGGAGGAGAAAAAGAGCCGGATTCGGCTGGCCACCGCTCAGCCCAATCCCAAGATCGGCATTATGAAGGACGATATTCCTAAGAATACCTTAAATATCGGCGAAGCCATGATGACCGAGATCAGCATCAGCCAGGAGCTCATGCTTCCGTCGAAGATCCGGGCCATGGGCAGGATGGCGGAAAATGAGGCCGCCATGAGCAAGGCCGAGTGGAGCGAGAAGCGGCTGGAGGTGTATGCCCAGACCAAACAGGCCTACTATGATTACCTCTATGCCCGCCAGGCCCTGGTGATCGGCCGGGAGGCCCAGGCGCTGATGGGGCAGCTGGCCAGCCTGGCCCAGGTCAACTACTCCACCGGCATGGTGCCGCTGCAGGATACTCTCAAGGCACAGACCGAGTATTCCCAAATGGCCATTGATCTTTCGAACATGGCCTCTATGGAAACTGTAGCCAGGGCTAAGCTGAATAACCTGATGGGACGGTCGGCTGCAGCCGCTTTTGAAGTAAAAGAAGAGTTTTATGCGTTGCCGCCCGAATTTGACCTGGCAGAGCTTTTAAAGACCGCCGCCAGCGAGAAGCCGGCCATCGCCGGCATGGAGTACGGCCTGGCTATGGCCGAGAACGGCCTGGATCTGGCCAAGAGGCAGCAGCTTCCCGATTTTGAGCTGAGCTATGGCTATAAAATGAACAAAGGGCAGATGATCGAGGTTATGGATGACGGCATGGGAATGCCCCAGGTGATGGCCTCCGATCAGCCCGATACCTGGCGGATCGAGCTCATGGCCATGATCCCGCTCTGGCAGGGCAAGAACAAAGCTGAAATCAAGGCGGCTGAAGCCAGCCGGGAGGCTTCCCGGGCGGCACTGCAGAGCATGAAAAACATGGCCGAGCTGGATGTGCAAATGACTCTCACCGAGGCTCAGGCCACCTGGCGGCAGATTGAACTGTACCAGCATACTATTGTTCCCCAGGCCGAGCAGACTTATCAGGCCGCTGTGGTGGGCTATACCAACGGCAAAGTGGATTTCATGACCGTGCTGGAGGGAGTCAACACCCTGCGCAATGCCCGGCTTGGGCTGTATAAAGCCAGGGTAGATTACGAGAAAGCCGTCGCCAACCTGGAGAAAGCAGTGGGCAAACCTTTGTCTATGACGGCGGACATCATGAAGGTGAAGAAATGA
- a CDS encoding heavy-metal-associated domain-containing protein: protein MSQSTLKISGMKCARCAARVENALLSLPGVEQAKVDFSTATASVEGDVSQDQVVTVIETLGYDVAGS from the coding sequence ATGAGTCAGTCTACCCTTAAAATCTCCGGTATGAAATGTGCCCGCTGCGCTGCCCGTGTGGAAAATGCATTGCTCTCGCTGCCTGGCGTGGAGCAGGCGAAAGTGGATTTCTCCACCGCCACTGCCTCGGTAGAGGGCGATGTGAGCCAGGACCAGGTCGTTACGGTGATTGAGACATTGGGCTACGACGTCGCCGGTTCCTGA
- a CDS encoding response regulator transcription factor: MKRILIIEDDPDIAELERDYLGLNGYKAEIALDGLQGLKKAVSGMYDVIVVDVMLPHKDGYEIIKEVRKTQEIPILVVSAKNEDIDKIRGLDFGADDYLTKPFSPAELTARINAHIKRYERLRGHAAASDVIQHKGLEINTASHKVFVDGRETQLTAKEYELLVFLASNPNIVFSKERIFDAIWGSEYCGDTATIAVHIQKIRKKLEKDPVNPEYIETIWGSGYRFNPM, from the coding sequence GTGAAACGTATCCTGATTATTGAAGATGACCCTGATATCGCTGAACTGGAGCGGGATTATCTGGGGTTAAACGGCTACAAAGCGGAGATTGCCCTGGACGGATTGCAAGGGCTGAAAAAAGCGGTTTCCGGCATGTATGATGTGATTGTGGTCGATGTCATGCTGCCTCATAAAGACGGCTATGAAATCATTAAAGAAGTCAGAAAGACCCAGGAGATACCTATCCTTGTCGTGTCAGCCAAAAACGAAGATATTGATAAAATCAGAGGGTTGGATTTCGGAGCGGACGATTATCTCACCAAGCCTTTCAGCCCGGCTGAACTGACAGCCAGGATCAACGCTCATATTAAGAGATATGAACGGCTCAGAGGCCATGCCGCAGCTTCTGACGTGATACAGCATAAAGGACTGGAAATCAATACTGCATCCCATAAAGTCTTTGTAGACGGAAGAGAAACGCAGCTGACAGCCAAAGAATACGAGCTTTTAGTGTTTCTGGCCTCGAATCCCAACATTGTTTTCAGCAAAGAACGGATCTTTGACGCCATATGGGGCAGTGAATATTGCGGCGATACTGCCACCATCGCGGTGCACATTCAAAAAATACGCAAAAAACTCGAAAAAGATCCCGTAAACCCCGAGTATATAGAAACCATATGGGGATCAGGCTATCGGTTCAATCCGATGTAA
- a CDS encoding DUF2933 domain-containing protein encodes MPFDQQSVFNWLPYLMLLLCPLLHFFMMRSHNGGCHRQPDEVSKKTGE; translated from the coding sequence ATGCCATTTGATCAACAGTCAGTATTCAACTGGTTGCCTTATCTGATGCTCTTGCTTTGCCCGTTGCTGCATTTCTTCATGATGCGCAGCCATAACGGCGGCTGTCACCGGCAGCCTGATGAAGTATCAAAGAAGACTGGGGAGTGA
- a CDS encoding sigma-54 interaction domain-containing protein: MESPVDIDPSLLLKIIDSSYDGIFITSHEGVILYCNEAYSRISGLNAASIRGQKIEDLVAGTEIPDACSPDVIRTQRPITKMIDYYQGVSALVTSVPVFDSAGSLVWVFSNVRDITELVTLQEQLKSTSDLNAEYQRQLRQIQDQEQNILLANSPMMVNILRLADRVAGVSSPVLIQGEAGVGKDLLARYIHDRIDTPAARPFIHINCSAIPEELLEAELFGYEPGAFSGASEQGKAGLFELAGNGTLFLDEIGEMPLSLQVKLLDVLQTNQVHRVGGTKSIRVNPRIIAATNKQLETLIRENRFRQDLYYRLSVIPIYIPPLRERKEDLVSLISYFLNRKNRKFGMKRRIDSQVIEILSEYPWPGNVRELKNVIERMVVTADGNTIDESCIPVQILQMAGKTHFIATPDYFSTYDLKTILAEVEREVIKKSLAVFGSLRKAAFHLGVDLSTLVRKKKKYNL, encoded by the coding sequence ATGGAAAGTCCTGTTGACATTGACCCCAGTTTACTATTAAAGATCATTGATTCTTCCTATGACGGTATTTTTATTACCAGCCATGAGGGCGTTATCCTCTATTGTAACGAGGCCTACAGCCGGATCTCCGGCCTGAACGCGGCATCCATCCGGGGCCAAAAAATAGAAGACCTGGTAGCGGGGACGGAAATACCGGATGCTTGCTCGCCTGACGTGATACGGACCCAGCGGCCGATTACCAAGATGATCGACTACTATCAGGGAGTATCGGCTCTGGTTACCAGCGTGCCGGTTTTTGACAGCGCCGGTTCCCTGGTCTGGGTCTTTTCCAATGTCCGGGACATTACCGAACTGGTTACACTCCAGGAGCAGCTCAAAAGCACCAGTGATTTAAATGCGGAATACCAACGGCAGCTGCGGCAGATCCAGGATCAGGAACAGAATATCCTCCTGGCCAACAGCCCGATGATGGTAAATATCCTGCGCCTGGCTGACCGTGTGGCCGGCGTATCTTCGCCGGTTTTAATCCAGGGTGAAGCCGGCGTGGGCAAAGACCTGCTGGCACGGTATATTCACGATCGTATCGATACGCCGGCCGCCAGGCCTTTTATTCACATTAATTGCAGCGCCATTCCGGAAGAACTGCTGGAGGCGGAATTGTTCGGCTATGAACCGGGGGCTTTTAGCGGCGCTTCCGAACAGGGCAAAGCGGGACTGTTTGAGCTGGCCGGCAACGGCACTCTGTTTCTGGATGAAATCGGTGAAATGCCCTTATCCCTGCAGGTAAAGCTTCTGGACGTTCTCCAGACCAATCAGGTGCACCGGGTAGGCGGCACCAAAAGCATTCGCGTCAACCCCCGGATCATTGCGGCTACCAACAAGCAGCTGGAAACCCTGATCCGGGAAAATCGCTTCCGCCAGGACCTCTATTACCGGCTCAGCGTCATTCCCATCTACATTCCGCCCTTGCGGGAAAGAAAAGAGGACCTGGTATCTCTGATCTCTTATTTTTTGAACCGGAAAAACCGCAAATTCGGCATGAAACGACGCATTGACTCGCAGGTCATTGAAATTCTGAGCGAGTATCCCTGGCCGGGCAATGTCCGTGAATTGAAGAATGTCATTGAACGAATGGTAGTCACCGCTGACGGCAATACCATTGATGAATCCTGTATTCCCGTTCAAATCCTGCAGATGGCCGGCAAAACCCACTTTATCGCCACGCCTGACTATTTCTCCACCTATGACCTGAAAACAATCCTGGCGGAAGTAGAAAGGGAGGTCATAAAAAAATCCCTGGCCGTATTCGGCTCCCTGCGCAAAGCCGCTTTTCACCTGGGCGTCGACTTATCCACCCTGGTGAGAAAGAAGAAGAAGTACAATTTGTGA
- a CDS encoding efflux RND transporter periplasmic adaptor subunit → MADSTGKKKIIAAGVAVALLAGGTYGYYGYFHKPPASPAAAGHEGHGSAGAAAANGETVVLDANARQLAGVQTAQAETRNLVKEIRTTGKITLNETGRTYITSRVMGRVDELYISAEGQYITPGQAVAAIYSPDYIAAQEEYILAMDTVYKLRNASPDLIQVNQRLLEAARRKLELLGVSPADIAHLEHTRQAGAHMILRAQFGGTVLEKQILPGAYIMAGEKLYTLSDLSTVWLYADLYEKDIAAVQVGQEAAVTTTAWPGETFTGQVSFINPVLDDATRTVKVRIELNNGEGKLKPNMFASASLQAPLGDSLVIPVSGLLDTGRRKMVFIAQGEDSFVKRDVVTGQEAQGFVQILSGLDPGDTVVTAAAFLLDSQTQLGSFSSHAGHGSSNKKPAPSPAKQPGAAPSASGPAPSVPPANDHSGHAGH, encoded by the coding sequence ATGGCAGACAGCACAGGCAAGAAAAAGATCATCGCCGCCGGTGTAGCAGTGGCCTTACTGGCAGGCGGAACCTACGGCTATTACGGCTACTTTCATAAGCCGCCGGCGTCCCCGGCAGCTGCCGGGCACGAAGGGCACGGTTCCGCCGGAGCTGCAGCGGCTAACGGTGAAACGGTGGTCCTGGACGCCAATGCCCGGCAGCTGGCCGGGGTGCAGACCGCCCAGGCGGAAACCAGGAATCTGGTCAAAGAAATCAGGACTACCGGTAAAATCACCCTCAATGAAACCGGCCGCACTTACATCACCTCCCGGGTCATGGGCCGGGTAGATGAGCTCTACATCAGCGCCGAGGGCCAGTATATCACGCCGGGCCAGGCTGTTGCCGCCATCTACAGTCCGGACTACATCGCAGCCCAGGAAGAATATATCCTGGCCATGGATACCGTCTATAAACTGCGCAACGCCAGCCCGGACCTGATTCAGGTGAATCAGCGCCTACTGGAGGCGGCCCGCCGCAAGCTGGAGCTCCTGGGCGTGTCCCCGGCTGACATCGCCCATCTGGAACATACGCGCCAGGCCGGCGCCCATATGATCCTGCGGGCCCAGTTCGGCGGCACGGTGCTGGAGAAGCAAATCCTGCCCGGCGCTTATATCATGGCCGGGGAAAAACTCTACACCCTGTCCGACCTGTCCACAGTCTGGCTTTACGCCGATCTCTACGAGAAGGACATCGCCGCGGTTCAGGTCGGCCAGGAGGCGGCTGTGACCACCACCGCCTGGCCGGGGGAGACCTTTACCGGCCAGGTCAGCTTCATCAACCCGGTGCTGGATGACGCCACCCGGACCGTGAAAGTCAGGATAGAGCTCAATAACGGCGAGGGCAAACTCAAGCCCAACATGTTCGCCAGCGCCAGCCTGCAGGCTCCTCTGGGCGACAGCCTGGTGATTCCGGTTTCCGGATTGCTGGACACCGGCCGGCGCAAAATGGTGTTTATCGCCCAGGGCGAGGACAGCTTTGTGAAGCGGGACGTGGTCACCGGACAGGAAGCGCAGGGGTTTGTCCAGATCCTGTCGGGGCTGGACCCCGGCGACACAGTGGTGACTGCCGCTGCCTTTCTTCTGGACTCCCAGACCCAATTGGGGAGCTTTAGCAGCCACGCCGGCCATGGCAGTTCAAACAAAAAACCCGCCCCCTCACCGGCCAAACAGCCCGGCGCCGCACCTTCGGCCTCCGGTCCCGCCCCGTCAGTCCCCCCGGCAAATGACCACAGCGGTCATGCCGGGCATTAA